Sequence from the Arvicanthis niloticus isolate mArvNil1 unplaced genomic scaffold, mArvNil1.pat.X pat_scaffold_313_arrow_ctg1, whole genome shotgun sequence genome:
gcttctctttctctcccatctctccaccacatattTGTACATTGTAGTGGCTCCTGCTGCTGATGGGTCCACATAATGGGCATGTCTTTGGGCATCTTTTGCCTACCCTCACTGGGTGACATGGTGGTGGGTGGTCCTCtcctattatttcattattatcaagttgttttattgttaaatttgttactaaaaagtaaatacatcatttccccatttcttttcctccttccaatTTACTCTCAAAGTAAtagcctccttttcttttttattgttatctatctatctatctatctatcgatcgatcgatcgatctatctacctacctacctctgtctgtctgtctgtctgtctgtctgtttatcaaAACTATATAAGCACAACCTGCTGAGCTCATATTTGTTGTTTGGGTAGATATGGTTTCAAGGCTAACTGCTTTGTATTGGATAATTAATcagggggctcatccctgggagtACCTAATTCTCTCCTTAGTAGTCATTAGATGCCTGAAATTTTTTGTCTGGTGTTGGGGCCCTGTGAGACTTTTGCTCACTTCTGTATTAATGTGTCTACTGATACTGTCATTGTTCAGGCCTTGTTAAAGTAGACATTTCTGAGAAAGGCAGTCACACAGCAAATTTCCTGATATTCTGGTTCTCATAATCTTTCCATTGATTCTCCTATGATGTTCCCTGGACATAGAATACAGTAGCTATGCTGCCATTGTAGCCATTGAGGCAGGGTTTCCCCCAAATCATTGATCTTTGTATTATATGCAGATGTGGCTTTCTTTAATGGTCactctaaattattttttagacaTTTTCTGATAAtctctcacatgtacacaccaacTCTTATCTCTTACTTCCCTaccacttctgtcatctctctcctttctacaAATTGCTTTTCACATTCATgactattcattttgttttgtgacttgTTGAGGCTAACTAGTACAGCCCATGTAAACATGGATTTAAATCTATCTGTTGGATCCTGGAGAGATCAGTTATAAATACACTACTAAATAAAGATAGTGTCTACCTACTTCCAAAGTCTATGAACAGGTAATAGTtattaaaaaattagtggggccCCATGAACCTTCtatctttatcttttttcctcctttaaaaatatttttgagaattttaggAGCTTCTAGACATCACTGGAAATAGTCAACAAAAATCTATGCtagaaaaacaacacagacaaGACACATAGTCTTGGGAATTAAGTGATGCAATTATTTAATGACAAATTGTAGAAAGAACATGTATAAGATTGGAAAAGGGCTGGTAAGTTGGGATACTTGGATGCTATTAAGAATTGATCTGAGATTATAGAGTATAGATTTATAAGCACACAGTCAAAGCACACATTTGgacaaaatgataaaatgaaataaattaatatagaaaACCATGGGGATTAGAGATTTTAATCTATATTACTGTTTCCAGTATTACCTGGACAAGATAAAATGTACATATTCAGATACCCCAAACTCACTGCCCAAATTCAACTCCTCATATAAACGTCTTCTAATTTGTGTGGTGAAAAGTTATGTGGTGGGACCTTTAAACAGAGGGATCCATGGTGAGGAAAAAATTCTGTAGCaacattataatattaatattttctagaAGAAATTATACAAAAATCTGAAGTATTACCATCATAGGAAAGAGGGAATTTGTTTTTTGCACATTAGTTTTTCTAATGCATCTTTTATGTCTCtgttcctcaggctgtagatGAAGGGGTTCAGCATGGGCGTTACCACTGTGTACATTAAAGACATGATGGTCTCCTTCACGGTAGTGTTACTAGCTGAAGGACATAAGTAGAGACCAATTACTGTCCCATAGAACAGTGAGACCACAGACAGGTGAGACCCACAGGTAGAAAATGTTTTATGGATGCCTTGAGAAGAAGGAGCCTTGAAGATGGAGGAAACAATTCTTGCATAAGATACAATGATGAGAAGAAAAGGGAGTACAACTATAGGTCCCCCTAAGATAAATATTGCTAATTCATTAGCATGAGTGTCAGAACAAGCCACTTTCAGCAGAGCAGACATATCACAGAAATAGTGAGGGATCACATTGTACTCACAGAATGACAATCTGGCCATGAGCAGGGTGTGCAGCAGGGCATGAAATGTGGTCAGCACCCAGGACAGCAGCACCAGACTCACACAGAGCTTGGTGCTCATGATGCTGTTGTAATGAAGGGGgaagcagatggccacatagcggtcataggccatggccACAAGGAGGAAATTTCCAAGGTCtccaaaaaacagaaagaagtataTTTGTGCCAGGCAGCCTGCATAGGGAATTGATGGAACTTGGCTCTGCATGTTCTGCAACAACTTGGGCATTGTGACAGAGGAAAAGCAAAGGTCAGCAAAGGATAAATTACTGAGAAacaagtacatgggtgtgtggagatgGGAGTCCAGAagaatgaggatgatgatgacaaGGTTCCCCAGGATGGTGGTGAGGTACATGGCCAGGAACAGGGCATAGAATAGTTGCTGGTGCTCAGGGGCAATGGGCAGGCCcaggaggaggaactgggagatgACAGTCTGGTTTCTTCTAGTCATTTGTTTAACATAAATGCCTTTTCAGAAAAAATAGTAGCAGTTAACATTCCTAATGAAGGTGAATACATTTCAAATTCATCAGACATTCAGAAGATGTAACAAATTTACATGCTGTTCAGTAATATCACAAGTAGTATACTGTTTAGACCAACATGTCTTTATCAGTAATTATTAAGGACTTATTAAATTATCTTTAGCATAATTTATCAGACAGTTCTTTCCTAAGCAGTTTTTCTATTTAGTCTTGGCATGAAATTCATTTGCTCTTCTTGGATTTTACCTGTTAGTTATCCTAGATGAATTGAATCGCTTTGCCTTGTGAATTTATCATTTTCTCATGGcgtgatttttttctaaagaagttTTCCATACTTTAGCTATCcattcatatatttaataatataatacatatattagtATAGAATATACATATTTCTTTAAGCTTTGCAGAATGAAAACTTACTCTACTTGACCACTCTAAAACTTGACACTTTGTGATCAAGTTCAGAGAggtaattttgtatttattaaacaCTAAggatatgaatatatgaatgttTTTAGTAATTATTATAGCTTAAAACACCTACAGAGGATATTACTGATATTGATGTAGGAAAATCAATGTGatgataattttataaattattgaaaaCTATAAGAACAAGCACAAGTTGTTCTTGAGTTCTCCCTCATCCATGTATACCATTAAGGGAAGGATATTTTAAGGCCCTAATGACAAGTTTTGACTAGTGCCAGTCAATTCTTAATGCTGTTAGGAAGTATTTTTAGTATTATCAGTGTTGAAGTCAGTAGACCTAGCAAATCACTCTTAATAACATGACAATTTCTAAGTTAAAGGATATATGAGAAAATGTGAAGTCTTCCAAAGAAAAATTCTGCCTCTAGACTCAAGGCTTTAGCTTCTACTCTTTGTAGAGACTCTTGAGGCTGGCTCTGCAGGTTATTAGACCCTCAACTGCTAACATTGTATAGGCTGTATCCTTTAAATAAATTGccatttctgttctgtttttctgtcttcttctagaCAATCTTGACTAATGAACCTTAGCATGTTTTAAGCTGgcaaagaaatggggaaagggcattAAGAGACATGTGAGGCTAGGTGTGTAGTCAAATTGTATAGTGTTTGACCAGCATGCCCAATGTTTAATAAAACCATACAATTGCCTCAGGATGAAGACAATGCTGTTAGGAAGGTATTTTTAGTATTATCAATGTTGAAGTCAGTAGACCTAGCAAATCACTCTTCATAACATGACAAGTTTCTTCATTCTGTTGATGGATATTAATGCAGCTGTATGCAATGAGGCATACTTCAGAATCATGTTCAGTATTATGGATGGATGAGGCATGTAGGTAAACCACAACCTAGTTTCCTAAATTCTGCTTCCCCTGGGACAGGTGCCACATCCTGCTACGATGGGTGTCGTAGCatgtatttgtaatcccagtgctcttaTGGAAGATTAAAGAGGAAGATAAGATAATCCTTGGAAGATTGGAGGCCAGGTAGCTTGGCATAAACTATAGCAACAATAAGTCCTTGCATATTGTGAAATATACATGACTTCTGATATCTCCTGACATCTACATAGACAGAtaacagagacaaagacatagacacagacagagacagaaggatagagagacagagactgagacacagagtgaggaacagaaaggagatagagagaagagactTAAAAACAGAACGACTATATAGCTTGTCCCTGTATAGTAGTGCAGACTtatgtcccagcacttggaaggctgaagctggAGACCACAACTCAGGACACAGTGAATATCTCCTCATAGAAATCCAAATTAAATTACATAATTCAACTCAGTTTCCTAGACCTGTTATTTACTTGAAATGATATGGTTTAGGAGAATAATTGAAGAAAGAGTGATTGTAAGGAACCACATAGATactaaaatgtttattaatattaatcaCAAACCAAATACTTCAACTATATGACAATACTACAATTCAAAGAGATGACAAAGAGGTATATTATCATACCCCAAAGACTGTCCTGTGAATATGCagttgggaagaaaaagaaaatactctcaAGTTCGAAGGACAGCAAAGGAATAGCTCACTATCCAGATAATTTACCGTGGATGGTCAAGGGTGATTCCTAAATCCTGATAAAAGATtgtgttctttttattcagtGTGGACACAGGTAGTCATCAGGTCTGTGGTCCTTTGCAGTATCTACACCACATTTCACACTTCCTCTGCAATACATCTCTATAATAAGAGGCTGTGTGTCCCAGAGGAGTTCAGGAGCTGCAGTAACTCATTAAAGACTATAATTATTCAGGACCTCTATAAGGCCAGTTCTCTCAGTGACCTATAGAAGTGACTGATAATAGTCACTGATCACAGATGATTACACTTTGAGGGTAGAGAAGTAGGAGAGAAACTTATGGGTGAACGTTAACTTGTTTGTTTGGTGTAGTTTATTCTTTGTGGGGCAAAGAGGAGTGTCTTGAACAGTTACAAAGTAAACAGAGCCTACATactaaacaaaataatatttcttagAAGATAATTTTAAGTGACTTTTAAAGGCACATTATTTAGAGAGGTTGCAGGTTGACAGTCTGTCCACTATGTTGTAACTCGGTAAAGAAGCCCTTTGAGGAATTAGTATGTTACAGGCATAGATCAGACTTTTATGACCCAAATTTCTAAAGCTGCTCATAATGTTAAGGATAGAAATATGTGAAAGTTACACTTCCCAGGATCATGTTTAATTGTTAAGAAAGTAAAACACACATTTCCATTCAATTAGATTACTTTTGGCTTCTTGGCTCTAAGAAAAATCTCAATGGcacccaacaccaccaccacttgcccacacactctctctctattTGTTGTTATATTACTGCCTAATGCCCATGTTATTTTGCAGTGATAGCTGATATCCATAATTATGTTTTTTACTTTCTTGCACGTTACCACGTGTGCAACTGATGTTGGAAGagtttttttttgatgtgttatAATGCATATTTTCCTTCTGAGGAAATCTACATATCTATTATTCTTATGTTAATTGGGACAATATAGGtcatattaacatttatttttggacATGAAAATGctactaattttgttttttttaattttttttatttatttttttaatttttatttattagatctttcatttacacttcagataccatcccctttccccattccccccccttagaaaacccctatcccatgcccccttttcctttttgcatttatacatttttttaagaaatgttaatcataggctttataagtttggtattgttcaatcagaggtgtaacccactacccaacctagatatatcaactgtctttgactggtggagattcatgaacatctgcttccctgtctcccccctctatctctctttcatcacctagcttctcctctccttcttcttctcctcttctactccttttcttcctctcagtactcctcccaccttagctcctcctacacatcacccttcctgttaaaaggaaacttttctctcaaaatacaattagagcataattatgcctattttgtaccagtgaggtacaagatagtcctaatacccagtccatccttttgttgactaaccagcacctctgtcatctatcctaactaaaacacttagttctgaacctggctttttccttggctttaggatgaatgtcagctgatggaccatacactcagatcttttctctcaaagtaaatagctataagttttcaaccccgtcagaaatccagaatgactgagttgactataattgtgggaagcacaaagcatagcttctaaaacttagccaatttatagagacctctgaacacctggacactcgctctacttcaaaacgttggagcatctgttcttctgccttctggcccaggatcatctgacagaccttagtgctgcagaattattaagggctgattactctgtctaggcagatataatcagtcgactattctgcaagtgtgtcctttttctggacagtaattttgtctgtagaaggaaagtggcaattcttgcctagtggctgtctcaccacaactggagtaactccaaggatgctcaatttcttcttagaatttaacataggaagctgtccggagcagacaggtctctaatgaaaatgaacattaatactgaaatgtttgtcatgtcaattctaaggatttctgatgttttgaaaaccagctatccatgtaaggtaatctggactgttgcctgttaactccactcagctatttctaaataaaacatagagaacacccttataataaactccaagtcatgaatttgctatagtcccttaactcacaggctgaccatctcaaatcagttaaaaaagttaaagaaggactgggtctaagctttgttttcctaagtgtgttatactggtacaatgcctatgagagtaacaatattcatctcactcttatatcactaagaagctcatgccaatgaaaaccttaaaatttgtaaacaaagtaaaatggtgccatttaagaatttatatcttcatcttgatattaattatacagatttctactaataggttatggctatgcaataaaccctagctaatcctctctattccgacaaaaccactacttttccctagggagacagcccaacatttaccaccttagtccccatgcccagggaataggggcgctgactcatcattagcttcttcaagctgattatgggcgttgagatattaaaagaggagtgggggggatagcaaattgacaatcctctgatgctgtgtcttcgctgcctccagatggaattcatggacctcagaggtttgagcaggtctgtccagcttgcttgttgagtagatacaccaaggctgatcattctgcaatatacaattctcaaaacaaattttagtatcaagatagtttttttttaaagagggctgacattttattaagaatgttggttctaaccgcttttctatttttttcccctcttttattggatataatatttacatttcaaattttatccccttaccatatttcccccaccacccaggaaccccttatcccatcccccctcctcctgcctctatgaaggtgtttacccaccttccccctgcctccctccccaccctcagatccccccccccctcagtgctcagccttcagggtaccaatgatcttgtctcccacctatgcccaacagggccatcctcccctacatatacagctggagtcatgtgtctctccctatgtgctcctgggctggtggtttagaccctggggagctctggctggttggtattgttgctctcctcacagggccaccagcccttacggttcacggttccttcaatttactctctaactcctccattgggaactttgatcagattaatggattgctgtgggtatctgtctctgggtatgtccgactctgagagacctctaaggagacagccttatcaggctgctgtcagctttcccatcctgacatccctatcagtgtctatttttggtgactgcctatggaatgaatacccagacacaatggtctccctacaacccccccttcagattctgacccacactttgtctccatatttgctcccttggttatttagttactccttctaagaaagacctaggcatcctcacttgttctttcttcttcatgagcttcatgtcgtctggtagttgaatctttgttgtttcaaacttttgggctaatctccgcttatcagtgagtaaataccatgtgtgttcttttgtgattgggttacctcactcaggatattttctagttccatccatttacctaagaatttctcgaattcattatttttaatagctgagtaatattccattgtgtaaatgtaccacattttttgtatccattcctctgttgaagggcatctgggttctttccagcttctggctattataaatagggctgctatgaacatagtggagcatatgtctttgttatttgttgatgcattttctgggtatatacccagaagtggtataggtgggtcctcaggtagtgctatgtccaattttctgaggaaccgccagactgacttccaaagtggttgtaccagcttgcaaccccaccaacaatgcaggagtgttcctctttcttcacatcctcgccagcatctactatcacctgagtttttgatcttagccattctgactggtgtcaggtggtatctcagtgttgttttgatttgcatttccctgatgactaaggatgttgagcatttcttaaggtgcttctcagccattcgagtttcctcagttgagaattctttgtttagctctgtaccccattttttaatggggttattttgttgtttggcgtctaatttcttgagttctttgtaaatattagatattagccccctatcagatgtaggattggtaatgatcttttcccaatctgttggttgccgttttgtcttgttgatagtgtcctttgccttacagaagctttgcaatttgatgaggtcccatttgtcgattcttgatcttagagcataagccattggtgttctgttcaggaactttccccctgtgcctaggtattcgagggtcttccccaacttctcttctaatattttcagtgtacctggctttatgtgaaggtcctttatccacttggagttgagctttgtgcaaggagataagaatggattaattgcattcttctacatgttgacctccagttgagccagcaccacttgttgaaaatgctgtcctttttccactggatgaatttagctcccttgtcaaatatcaagtgaccataggtatgcgggttcatttctgggtcttcaattctgttccattgatcgtcctttctgtctctgtaccaataccaagcagtttttatcactactgctctgtagtacagtttgaggtccggaatggtgatttccccagaggttcttttattgttgagaatagttctcgctatcctaggttttttgttattccaaatgaatttgtaaattgctctttctatctctatgaagaattgatttggaattttgatgggtattgcattgaatctgtagattgcttttggcaggatagccatttttactaaattaatcctgccaatccaggagcatgggagatctttccatcttctgagatcttcttcaatttctttcttcagagacttgaagttcttgtcatacagatctttcacttgctttgttagattcactccaagataatttattttattcgtggctgttgtgaagggtgtcatttccctgatttctttctctgcctgtttatcctttgagtagaggaaggctactgatttgtttgagttgattttatatccagccacattgctaaagttgtttatcaggtttaggagttctctggtggaagttttaggttcacttaagtatactatcatatcatctgcaaatagtgaaattttgacttcttcctttcctatctgtatccctttgacttccttttgttgtctaattgctctagctaagacttccagtactatattgaataggtaaggtgagagtgggcagccttgcctagtccctgatcttagtgggattgcttcaagtttttctccatttagtttgatgttggctactggcttgctgtatattgcttttactatgtttagatatgggccttgaattcctgatctttccaagacttttaacatgaggggatgttgaattttgtcaaatgctttctcagcatctagtgatatgaccatgtggtttttctctttgagtttatttatgtagtggattacattgatggatt
This genomic interval carries:
- the LOC117701895 gene encoding olfactory receptor-like protein I9, with protein sequence MTRRNQTVISQFLLLGLPIAPEHQQLFYALFLAMYLTTILGNLVIIILILLDSHLHTPMYLFLSNLSFADLCFSSVTMPKLLQNMQSQVPSIPYAGCLAQIYFFLFFGDLGNFLLVAMAYDRYVAICFPLHYNSIMSTKLCVSLVLLSWVLTTFHALLHTLLMARLSFCEYNVIPHYFCDMSALLKVACSDTHANELAIFILGGPIVVLPFLLIIVSYARIVSSIFKAPSSQGIHKTFSTCGSHLSVVSLFYGTVIGLYLCPSASNTTVKETIMSLMYTVVTPMLNPFIYSLRNRDIKDALEKLMCKKQIPSFL